A genome region from Chryseobacterium sp. G0186 includes the following:
- a CDS encoding porin, whose amino-acid sequence MKKLLIILSLIGIQYTYSQDSISVGKQIEKISPEKNPLDMGDLKIKLNSQGDQWIKFSISSQIWLRSTENNPGTNVNGISQDQTHDAGIRRMRLIVQSQLTPFYSVFLQMGINNQSFISGGGSGTGNNGAGKKPSFFFHDAYNELAIIPRNDFQTGKPNKNNLYMGVGLHSWNGVSRLSNASTTKMLAGDLPIFNFPTIEIADQFARQLGVFAHGEFDRLNYRFSINKPFATNIKPNVGGPAVDNNQSGKLSYSGYAFYQFFNKETTITSFLPGNNLAMKKVLNIGTGFYTNKDATQTQPSENVFESHPANIFGADIYSEIPLGDKNKEMGLVFYSVFYNYNYGPNYLRMSGLMNPGTPNPLFTGQKALEGAGNNRVLMGTGNIWFSQVGFVLPKFSKILKIQPFFNYALKDMKALNQNGSYYDIGANFYLYSQNAKIVAQYSSRPLYDINSKNIFDRKGEFLLSLQIVL is encoded by the coding sequence ATGAAAAAACTGCTTATTATTTTAAGTTTAATAGGTATTCAGTATACGTATAGCCAGGACAGCATAAGCGTGGGGAAACAAATTGAAAAAATTTCTCCTGAGAAAAATCCTTTAGATATGGGGGATCTTAAAATCAAGCTTAATTCCCAAGGTGATCAATGGATTAAATTTAGTATTTCAAGTCAAATCTGGCTCAGAAGCACTGAAAACAACCCAGGCACAAATGTCAACGGAATTTCTCAGGATCAAACCCATGATGCAGGTATCCGAAGAATGAGATTAATCGTCCAAAGCCAGTTGACTCCTTTTTACTCTGTTTTTTTACAGATGGGAATAAATAATCAGAGTTTTATTTCAGGAGGAGGGTCCGGAACAGGCAATAATGGAGCAGGAAAAAAGCCTTCATTTTTCTTTCATGATGCTTATAATGAATTAGCCATTATTCCAAGAAATGATTTCCAAACCGGAAAACCCAATAAAAACAACCTGTATATGGGAGTAGGTCTTCACTCATGGAATGGAGTAAGCCGTCTAAGCAATGCAAGCACAACCAAGATGCTGGCAGGTGATCTTCCTATTTTTAATTTTCCTACCATTGAAATCGCCGACCAGTTTGCAAGACAGCTTGGTGTTTTTGCCCACGGAGAGTTTGACAGACTTAACTACAGATTTAGTATTAACAAACCATTTGCCACCAATATAAAACCTAACGTAGGAGGTCCGGCGGTAGATAATAATCAAAGCGGAAAATTATCTTATTCAGGATATGCCTTTTATCAGTTTTTCAATAAGGAAACTACAATAACATCTTTTTTGCCGGGTAACAATCTTGCAATGAAAAAAGTTCTGAATATAGGTACAGGATTTTATACCAATAAGGACGCTACCCAGACCCAGCCCTCGGAAAATGTTTTTGAATCTCATCCTGCCAATATTTTCGGAGCTGATATTTATTCTGAGATACCGTTAGGAGATAAAAACAAAGAAATGGGACTTGTTTTTTATTCTGTATTTTATAACTACAATTATGGTCCCAATTATTTAAGGATGAGTGGCCTTATGAACCCGGGAACTCCGAATCCTTTATTTACCGGACAAAAAGCACTGGAAGGTGCGGGAAACAACAGGGTTTTGATGGGAACAGGAAATATTTGGTTTTCGCAGGTAGGATTTGTTCTTCCTAAGTTCAGCAAAATTCTGAAAATTCAGCCATTTTTCAACTATGCGCTTAAAGATATGAAAGCCCTCAATCAGAACGGAAGTTACTATGATATTGGCGCAAATTTTTATCTATATAGTCAGAATGCAAAAATTGTAGCTCAGTATAGCAGCAGACCTTTATATGATATCAACTCTAAAAATATTTTTGACAGAAAAGGTGAATTTTTGTTGTCACTACAAATTGTCCTTTAA
- a CDS encoding IS1182 family transposase has protein sequence MKVRFKSLPSNTPSLFPEDIFDKIGSDHPVRLINELVDSLNIDHIMSEYKGGGTTSFHPRMMIKVLFYAYFNNIYSCRKIEKALGENIHFMWLSGNSKPDYRTINYFRSKRLKNHIHRLFADVTVVLQHLGYVSLTVQYIDGTKIESSANRYSFVWKKSVEKNKLKLEAQIHSVLEEIESQIKEERYESHEKVLPKSIDSRELQDKIAELNHDVAQDNKTGKKLIKKLQHQDLPRLQKYEDQLKILSGRNSYSKTDPDACFMRLKDDHMKNGQLKPAYNAQISTENQFITHYSIHQTPGDTTTLKDHLNGFENQYHKQSKEVVADAGYGSEENYEMMAEKAIEGYVKYNNFHKEQKRSEKNNAFAVQNLYYNKENNFYVCPFGQQMNFIGKGKRISSNGYESQVHYYQAFSCQGCPLRESCHQSQDNRLIEVNYNLNHHRMKARQRLISEKGHYHRSKRPIEVEAVFGQLKSNNKFSRFTLKGLEKVNIEFGLMALAHNFRKLAKNRKLTRKNWLRTLKGKKTRHSFTEYIENQKYKFAA, from the coding sequence ATGAAAGTACGTTTTAAATCTTTACCCTCCAATACTCCCAGCTTATTTCCTGAAGATATTTTTGATAAGATCGGTTCTGATCATCCTGTACGTCTTATCAATGAATTAGTGGATAGCTTAAATATCGATCATATAATGAGTGAATATAAAGGCGGTGGAACGACAAGCTTTCACCCCCGTATGATGATCAAAGTTTTATTCTATGCCTATTTCAACAATATTTATTCATGCCGTAAAATAGAAAAGGCACTTGGAGAAAATATTCATTTCATGTGGCTTTCCGGCAACAGTAAGCCTGATTACAGAACCATCAATTACTTTAGGAGCAAACGGCTTAAAAACCATATTCATCGTCTTTTTGCAGATGTTACCGTTGTTTTGCAGCATTTGGGTTACGTAAGTTTAACTGTTCAATATATAGATGGGACAAAAATAGAATCATCGGCCAACCGATACAGCTTTGTATGGAAAAAATCTGTAGAAAAGAATAAATTAAAACTGGAAGCCCAAATTCATTCCGTACTTGAAGAAATTGAATCTCAAATCAAAGAAGAACGTTATGAATCCCATGAAAAGGTCCTTCCAAAATCTATTGACAGCAGAGAGCTTCAGGATAAAATAGCAGAGCTTAATCACGATGTGGCACAGGACAATAAAACCGGTAAGAAGCTTATCAAAAAGCTTCAGCATCAGGACCTGCCCAGATTACAGAAGTATGAAGATCAGTTAAAAATACTCTCAGGCCGCAATAGTTATAGTAAGACAGATCCCGATGCCTGCTTCATGCGGCTCAAAGACGACCATATGAAAAATGGACAGCTTAAGCCAGCCTATAATGCACAGATCAGTACTGAAAACCAGTTTATCACACATTACAGCATTCATCAGACTCCTGGAGATACCACTACATTGAAGGATCATCTTAACGGTTTTGAAAATCAGTACCACAAACAAAGTAAAGAGGTAGTAGCAGATGCCGGATATGGAAGTGAAGAGAATTACGAAATGATGGCAGAAAAAGCTATAGAGGGGTATGTAAAATATAATAATTTTCATAAAGAACAGAAACGCAGTGAGAAGAACAATGCGTTTGCTGTACAGAACTTGTATTATAATAAAGAAAATAACTTCTATGTATGTCCCTTTGGACAGCAAATGAACTTTATCGGTAAAGGCAAAAGAATCAGCAGTAACGGATATGAATCTCAGGTACATTATTATCAGGCTTTCAGCTGTCAGGGTTGTCCTCTTAGAGAAAGCTGCCATCAAAGCCAGGATAATCGGTTAATCGAAGTGAATTATAATCTGAACCATCACAGAATGAAAGCCAGGCAAAGGCTGATATCTGAAAAAGGACATTACCACAGAAGTAAACGGCCTATAGAAGTAGAAGCTGTATTCGGACAACTAAAAAGCAATAATAAATTTTCAAGATTTACTCTAAAAGGACTTGAAAAAGTAAATATTGAATTTGGATTAATGGCATTGGCGCATAATTTTAGAAAATTAGCGAAAAACAGAAAACTTACCCGTAAAAATTGGCTACGTACGCTTAAAGGTAAAAAAACTAGACATTCTTTCACTGAGTATATAGAAAACCAAAAGTATAAATTTGCCGCATAA
- a CDS encoding MFS transporter → MNTTPITTAQRIKAIVGGSIGNLVEWYDWYAYAAFAIYFSHSFFPDSDLNAQLMNTAGIFAVGFLMRPIGGWLFGSIADKIGRKRAMTLSVLLMSFGSLLIALTPTYETIGILAPILLLIARLLQGLSVGGEYGVSATYLSEMATQDRRGFYSSFQYVTLIGGQLIALGIQLILQKLLLTEAQLEDWGWRIPFIIGAALSVIALYLRANLHETEAFENKKEVNEKKKGTIKELLKHPKALLTVVGLTLGGTLAFYTYTTYMQKFLVNTVHLTKEQSTLISFISLFIFACLQPVFGGLSDRIGRRPLLLGFGVLGTIFTVPLLTALSTTTSMWGAFFLIMAALIIVSGYTSINAVVKAELFPSEVRALGVGLPYALTVAIFGGTAEYIALWLKKIGSEEYFYWYITSCILFSLIVYIGMKDTKHTSTLDKD, encoded by the coding sequence ATGAATACTACTCCAATTACAACTGCCCAAAGAATCAAGGCCATCGTAGGCGGCTCTATAGGAAATCTTGTTGAATGGTATGACTGGTATGCCTATGCTGCCTTTGCTATTTATTTTTCCCATTCTTTTTTTCCAGATTCTGATCTCAATGCCCAACTTATGAATACCGCAGGTATATTTGCCGTGGGATTTCTGATGCGTCCCATTGGGGGATGGCTTTTCGGAAGCATTGCGGATAAAATCGGAAGAAAGAGAGCGATGACTCTTTCTGTTTTATTAATGTCATTTGGCTCTCTCCTTATTGCTCTTACCCCCACTTATGAAACAATAGGAATTCTGGCTCCCATTCTGCTTTTAATTGCAAGATTACTGCAAGGCTTAAGTGTTGGTGGGGAATATGGAGTTTCTGCCACTTACCTCAGCGAAATGGCTACTCAGGACAGAAGAGGATTCTATTCCAGTTTTCAGTATGTGACGTTAATTGGGGGACAGCTTATTGCTCTGGGAATTCAGCTTATTTTGCAGAAATTACTCCTCACTGAAGCTCAACTGGAAGACTGGGGCTGGAGAATTCCTTTTATCATAGGAGCAGCACTTTCTGTAATTGCGTTATATCTTAGAGCCAACCTTCATGAAACTGAAGCCTTCGAGAATAAAAAAGAAGTCAATGAAAAGAAAAAAGGAACAATCAAGGAGCTTCTTAAGCATCCAAAAGCATTGCTTACGGTTGTAGGATTAACATTAGGGGGAACCTTAGCATTCTATACGTATACCACTTATATGCAAAAATTTCTGGTGAATACCGTTCACCTTACGAAGGAACAATCAACTCTCATTTCTTTTATCTCATTATTTATTTTTGCTTGTCTCCAACCAGTTTTCGGAGGATTATCAGACAGAATAGGAAGAAGACCCTTGCTTTTAGGATTCGGAGTCTTAGGTACTATTTTCACAGTTCCTTTACTTACTGCTTTAAGCACAACAACTTCTATGTGGGGTGCTTTCTTTTTAATTATGGCAGCATTAATTATTGTAAGTGGCTACACTTCCATTAATGCAGTAGTGAAAGCTGAGCTTTTTCCATCAGAAGTAAGAGCATTAGGAGTAGGCCTACCCTATGCATTAACTGTTGCTATTTTTGGAGGAACAGCAGAATACATTGCCCTTTGGCTTAAAAAGATAGGCTCTGAAGAATATTTCTATTGGTATATTACCAGCTGTATCCTTTTTTCTCTGATCGTTTATATCGGAATGAAAGATACTAAACATACCTCAACACTGGATAAGGATTAA